DNA sequence from the Vicia villosa cultivar HV-30 ecotype Madison, WI linkage group LG3, Vvil1.0, whole genome shotgun sequence genome:
caaatatgaaaatattttgaaagtcTTCAATACTACTTTTAGAAGAGAAAGAGTTCTAAAAATATTCAAGCATGCAAGTCATTTTTTAATGGGGAACCTCAACAATCCCCATTAAAATATCCTTCCACTGTGCAGTCACTCCTATCCTTATGtcaatgtttatttaattatactaAACTTTATTGTGATCATCTTGTCCTTGTCCATATCTACTATTCTTTTTAAGGCATCTCTATATGGCATAATTATTAGATGATTGTTATTCTTAAAATTGTTTCTCCTACATCTAATTCAGTTCAcagttattaaatttaattttaaaaaatcacaccAAAATATGCTTAGGAAATATGCcaaatataaattatcaaaataaggCCAAGGCTATGTTGACATTTCATCAAGATTCTATAATGGTCATTTTCCATCAACAATATATAATTCCAGAGGGACGTTGCATATCCAATAAACAAATATGGTGATGCTGTTGCCACTCGAAAGCTGCACCTCAATAATAATCTTCCCCTAACATAATAGCTTCAAATATTAATTAAGCTTTAGTTTTTGAGTGTTGAAATTGAAAATACCAATAATTAATAATAGCTCCAAACGAATAATCTGGAGAATATTGTGCAAACCATGGTTAAGTAAAGAGAAACACAACACCATTTCATCATCAACATTACACACCAATTCAAAACCATTGTTATTGTCTTTGTCTCTGTAATCATAGGTTCACATCTTCAATTTTGTAATCCTTACATCATTCCCTTAATCTTCCAAAACCCACTTCTGATTTCAACAGGGTTTTTGAAAAACTAGACCTTTTTTTTGTGGGTCATCTTTCTGCCTTCTACCAAAGATTTTATATGGTATTAGGCACTTAAAAGTaggtatctttttttttttgtttttgaagtgGTGAAGATAAAATAGATTGATATGGGAACAAATAGCCAAGAGCATGAAATTTCAGGAGGATCTGAGGTAAAGATTGTCCTTATATGTGAGTtgtatttatttcaatttttaaccTCTAAAGCTTCAAGAATTCTGAAGTATACACTTTAATTCATGTTAGGTAAAATATCAGGAGATGGTAGAAAATGAAGTTAGGGAGCCTAGGAAAGATGCAACCCACAAAATAACAGCAGAAAGTTGCAAATCAACCAGCATGGTCATAAAGGTAAAAATACAATATTCCAACTTTTACTTCTTTGTTGGCAGAGTAGAgattgtgttatgtatcattgAATTGAAGCTGAAAAGTGGTGTGATTTGGTATGAAAACAGAAAGGTCATGCAATGATTCCTGCTCACATCATAGCTGAAGCAATATCAACTATCCGTGAAATCGATCTTAGATGGTCCGGTCCAATCACGCCGAAAGAAATGGAATATGTTGAACAGTATGTTCTAGCAAAGTATCCAGAATACTCAAGGTTGATTGAAGGAGATGGAAATGGGATAGACATGTCTACCTTTATCATCAATGAGGAGCCTTTAGATGAAAAGGGAAAGTCACCAAGAGGAACTCCTAGTCCTAGAGACTCTTCTGTATATTCATTTGGCAGTAGTTTACCTGAATCTGATAGGGCCAAGATTCAATTGGAATCATCAAGGTTACTTGATATTCTCAACAAGAAATCCTCTTTCACCGGAAGCTTCATCTCGATCCCGGAAATCCAAGCGCAAAATAAGGTTTTGAAACATTACGGTTTGACAGATGAAGAGTACCTTGTTCTCTTCACTCCGGGATACAAGGATGCTATGATGTTGGTAGGGGAAAGTTACCCTTTTGTTAAGGGAAACTACTACATGACGATTCTCGATCAAGAAGAAGATTATATAAAGGAATTTGCTTTTTTTAAAGAGTCAAAGGTGATTCCAGCACCAAAGAGTTGGTTGGACTTGAGGATTAAAGGGTCTCAGCTGAGCCAAAACTTTAGGAGGAGGTGTAAAATCAGCCCCAAAGGGCTATTCACTTATCCAGCAGATGCTAGTGGAACAATGCATTGGATCTCAGAGGCTCATAGGAACCATTGGCATGTGCTACTTGATGCATCTGCCTATGTAGTTGGAAGAGATCGGCTCCATCTCGCGCTTCATCGCCCTGATTTTGTGATCTGTAGTCTTGACAACAATACTCATTCCAATAATACTCATTCCAATCCTTCAAGAATCACCTGTCTTTTAATCAGAAAGGAGTCCTTTGACACCTCAGGCGCTTCATCCCAAGTAGTTGAATGAATGTTATTCGGAAGACAAATGAAGTTTGCACTGCAGAAAAGAACCGTGAATTTTCCCGGTGTACTATGTAGAATGAATAAATTAGTACATACAAATAGAATACTATTTATTGGTCACTGGTTTGGATGCATATGTATTCCTAAATCAACCAGGTTGt
Encoded proteins:
- the LOC131660993 gene encoding uncharacterized protein LOC131660993, with protein sequence MGTNSQEHEISGGSEVKYQEMVENEVREPRKDATHKITAESCKSTSMVIKKGHAMIPAHIIAEAISTIREIDLRWSGPITPKEMEYVEQYVLAKYPEYSRLIEGDGNGIDMSTFIINEEPLDEKGKSPRGTPSPRDSSVYSFGSSLPESDRAKIQLESSRLLDILNKKSSFTGSFISIPEIQAQNKVLKHYGLTDEEYLVLFTPGYKDAMMLVGESYPFVKGNYYMTILDQEEDYIKEFAFFKESKVIPAPKSWLDLRIKGSQLSQNFRRRCKISPKGLFTYPADASGTMHWISEAHRNHWHVLLDASAYVVGRDRLHLALHRPDFVICSLDNNTHSNNTHSNPSRITCLLIRKESFDTSGASSQVVE